In Fusobacterium canifelinum, a genomic segment contains:
- a CDS encoding GNAT family N-acetyltransferase: MELIYIKNPDFEVMKKIVEIEQEAFEGNGNVDLWIIKALIRYGLVFVIKENDKIVCIVEYMQVFNKKSLFLYGISTLKKYRYKGYANYILNETEKILRDLSYEEIELTVAPENEIAINLYKKRGYTQEKLLEDEYGEGIHRYVMKKKLF, encoded by the coding sequence ATGGAATTAATTTATATAAAAAATCCTGATTTTGAAGTGATGAAAAAAATTGTAGAAATAGAGCAAGAGGCTTTTGAAGGAAATGGGAATGTTGATCTTTGGATAATAAAAGCTCTTATAAGATATGGCTTGGTTTTTGTTATAAAAGAAAATGATAAGATAGTGTGTATAGTAGAGTATATGCAAGTTTTTAATAAAAAATCTTTATTTTTATATGGTATATCAACTTTGAAAAAATATAGATATAAGGGTTATGCAAACTATATATTGAATGAAACAGAAAAAATACTAAGAGATTTATCTTATGAAGAAATAGAGTTGACAGTTGCTCCTGAAAATGAAATTGCAATAAATTTATATAAAAAACGTGGATATACTCAAGAAAAACTTTTAGAAGATGAATATGGGGAAGGTATCCATAGATATGTTATGAAAAAGAAATTGTTTTGA
- a CDS encoding YtxH domain-containing protein, with protein sequence MGLIRYIEEKRLERERAIRNEKLIGTMKFLASVGAGFTLGILFAPKSGKETRKGIANATKEGLNFVSENLNNAKNYVKDKAANIKEVVAEKYDELRKETIPEKIEDFEEEVQDTADNIEEKAEDVKEKVKKW encoded by the coding sequence ATGGGATTAATACGTTATATTGAAGAAAAACGTCTTGAAAGAGAAAGAGCGATTAGGAATGAAAAATTAATTGGAACAATGAAATTTCTTGCAAGCGTTGGGGCAGGATTTACACTAGGTATCCTATTTGCTCCAAAATCAGGAAAAGAAACTAGAAAAGGCATTGCTAACGCAACAAAAGAAGGTCTTAATTTTGTAAGTGAAAATCTTAATAATGCAAAAAATTATGTAAAAGATAAAGCTGCTAATATAAAAGAGGTTGTTGCAGAAAAATATGATGAACTTAGAAAAGAAACTATTCCAGAAAAAATTGAAGATTTTGAAGAGGAAGTGCAAGATACAGCTGACAATATCGAAGAAAAAGCTGAAGATGTAAAAGAAAAAGTAAAAAAATGGTAA
- a CDS encoding GlsB/YeaQ/YmgE family stress response membrane protein, with amino-acid sequence MGIIAWIILGALSGWIASIIMDKNASMGAMANIITGIIGAFIGGIVFNFLGAQKVTGLNLRECRKKSVNY; translated from the coding sequence ATGGGAATAATAGCTTGGATAATACTAGGTGCACTTTCTGGGTGGATAGCTAGTATAATAATGGATAAAAATGCATCAATGGGAGCAATGGCTAACATAATAACTGGAATTATTGGTGCTTTTATTGGTGGAATAGTTTTTAACTTTTTAGGTGCTCAAAAAGTAACTGGTTTAAATCTTCGAGAGTGTAGAAAAAAGTCTGTAAATTATTAA
- a CDS encoding IS256 family transposase translates to MKEKKEVYKVKPLTEGKKNIIASLIEEYDIKTTEDIQEALKDLLGGTIKSMLEAEMDEHIGYEKYQHSDGTNYRNGTKKKNVRSTYGEFQVEVPQDRNSSFEPQIVKKRQKDISEIDQKIINMYARGLTTRQISEQIEEIYGFECSESFISNVTDKVIDKIQDWQNRPLDEVYPIIFIDATHFSVREDNRIKKIAAYVVLGISKDGMKEVLSLEIGENESSKYWLGVLNGLKNRGVKDIMVICADGLTGMKEAIAAAFPQTEYQRCVVHQVRNTLKYVSYKDKKEFSTDLKSIYLAVTETQALENLDKVSEKWKEKYPNSMISWYQNWDVLTPIFKFSLEVRKVIYTTNAIESLNSTYKKLNRQRTVYPSDKALLKVLYLSTMEATKKWSQPLRNWGKVYGEFSIMYEGRF, encoded by the coding sequence ATGAAAGAGAAAAAAGAAGTTTACAAAGTAAAACCATTAACTGAAGGAAAGAAAAATATTATTGCTTCTTTAATTGAAGAATATGATATTAAAACTACTGAGGATATCCAAGAAGCTCTTAAAGACCTTTTAGGTGGAACTATTAAGTCTATGTTAGAAGCTGAGATGGATGAACATATTGGTTATGAGAAGTATCAGCATTCTGATGGTACTAATTATCGTAATGGAACTAAAAAGAAAAATGTTCGTTCTACTTATGGTGAATTTCAAGTTGAAGTTCCTCAAGATAGAAATTCTTCTTTTGAGCCACAAATAGTAAAAAAAAGACAAAAGGATATTTCTGAGATTGATCAAAAAATCATAAATATGTATGCGCGTGGTTTGACTACTAGACAAATTTCTGAACAAATTGAAGAAATATATGGTTTTGAATGTTCTGAAAGTTTTATCTCCAATGTTACTGATAAAGTAATAGACAAAATTCAAGATTGGCAAAATAGACCCTTAGATGAAGTATATCCAATTATCTTTATTGATGCCACTCACTTCTCTGTTAGAGAAGACAATAGAATTAAAAAAATAGCTGCTTATGTAGTATTAGGCATCTCAAAAGATGGAATGAAAGAGGTACTTAGTTTAGAAATAGGAGAAAATGAAAGTAGTAAATATTGGTTAGGAGTATTAAATGGTTTAAAAAATAGAGGTGTAAAAGACATAATGGTAATTTGCGCTGATGGGTTAACAGGAATGAAAGAAGCTATTGCTGCAGCTTTTCCACAAACAGAATATCAACGTTGTGTAGTTCATCAAGTTAGAAATACTTTAAAATATGTGTCATACAAAGATAAAAAAGAATTTTCCACAGATTTAAAGAGTATATATTTAGCTGTAACAGAAACACAAGCACTGGAAAATTTAGATAAAGTAAGTGAAAAATGGAAAGAAAAATATCCAAATTCAATGATAAGTTGGTATCAAAATTGGGATGTATTAACACCAATATTTAAATTCTCATTAGAAGTCAGAAAAGTAATATATACAACAAATGCAATAGAAAGTTTGAATAGCACTTACAAGAAATTAAATAGACAAAGAACGGTATATCCTAGTGATAAGGCGCTATTAAAGGTATTGTATTTATCAACAATGGAAGCAACAAAGAAATGGAGTCAACCATTAAGAAATTGGGGTAAAGTATATGGAGAATTTAGCATAATGTATGAGGGAAGATTTTAA
- a CDS encoding autotransporter-associated N-terminal domain-containing protein, with the protein MNNNLYKVENTLRSIVKRYKSVKYSLGLAILFLMMGVSAFSEEVNNAEAVPTREEIATSRENLRNSVGGLQSKIDQARAENEKGLSGLKLELIQLMEQGDQVVKSPWSSWQFGMNYMYNNWRGTYKGRGDKKEKYPFEGIFTRSKDLFLRNISPDSNVYEEYTTAANLLEKFKNPATTSAMKKQRLHYGLEAANTLQEPILQIELGASVKPKEVVKSPVSVTQPSIQINTVTPLSTPAAPVPPTPPVIAIEEFNPVAPDPITVELPKPPTFNIKLGSYRNYMTQANDANVINGQRHTGDGKSYNTSDTKTITGNDLGDSPTIIYAWKTGGGIGDFDSALLKAYFDYTRISGNGGGTLTVTGDIKIDSIRGNIVDNQPGANQRQWNNQDFLVGGSRVATLDNAKGGATIRNEAIVNMIGPLVVGYEIQNDGGGSYAGTGKREVLNVGTLTDDAEKGYRGKDGLGGLHVGYGTANPSNSKDIFLAPNLGGEGAYGTKKIVVSRTPDEARDKDGNPVVGKEGGYVGYKIGMILTHEFDDPDPNNNYYRLVNGTNTKDGLISFKGKSSIGIQVYAPQKNSTNTRIEVINAEKGTIKLGGIESYGLKLSSRILESAGGHKSIFENRGTIKITGDNGTQNSLSSGIAVIEDESVTGNKSIRAYKDLVKNKGAIDVSGGQGNTGMVLITKANDNITNDTTARITVTGNKNIGMRVDLGAITTDDTGPFKPEAINNGKIYLIGGEKNIGMVANKGDGTNKAVATNNQLIDFAGVANNAIGMFSAKGGEVVNKNGIKHSTTDLNNTIGMVINDDKSSGKNSGDIVLKGTKVTGVYNHEGKFEMTEGSISTSGTKSISLYSTGNTSTTEIKKGKIRAEGSALGLFADNNATIQLGDSGDANKKVVLEADGTGTLLFYNYTKSGSSYTSDGIFKINNQNVVTGNLTNGATAFYFRDTTPGNSNGQTSEKLNAMFNGSGSNKIKLKLDDKSTLFVLDNTNPNLSYIGLSTVDPSVINNFLGSNVEIDSASSQNYKAYKATKASLAIDTDVNLDNHTGAAIDKYYRVDFINSNVKVDAGKTIKGTDSSKLSQAIAQANFNGATSSTSVKVENNGIIDFSKKAGTAIVVDFGEAINNGKIKMDAANGTGENSVALFGASNSKLLNAQGAEIELGTNGVGIWGTNQITSSIATWEKNINIENKGMIKGISTKSGLFGIFADNDKTTYPAATSMISHTGKIDFSLNKGSTGIFMTNGTLNSSGDISVKEGSVGINAEKSTVNITGGRYDIGKESVGFKLSGAGSKFEGTAGNINITDEKSAAYLFEDVTLESGKNFTDNLTLTSNNAYTYISAKDSAINYLNTKTLNNDSSIFMNLNSSQAALKTGTKISSTKEKIVGAYLENGSTIENFGEIELVGDKSAALYAQNGGFVINETTGKIKIGDNGSGIYIKNNTAGTNKGGIEIGTNSVGMRIEGNGSLINDSKGKINSTSVKALGMSQSGGINNLENKGTIMLTGDKSIGVHSEGIVTPHTVLNTGIVTVGDSSSSTSPSIGIYSANGLNSTIENKGKVIAGKNSIAVYGKNIILDLTGATPSETLTGDGGIGVYSSEGKVEIKEGAKLGVGKSLGKNKEGVAVYLAGNNQTLKSETSNISIGDGSFGFVMTGQNNDIITGKSGNTGVMTLGKDSIFLYSADKSGTGRITNYNNLRSTGSENYGLYVSGKAENRGNIDFSNGVGNVGIYSYLKGASAGTTPGLVENFAEIKVSKSDISDPDNKKYGIGMAAGFSEEVPAGSGNKVLRGTGNIKNSGTIKVTTENSIGMYATGKGSVAWNDGRIELSGNKRNIGMFIEEGAEGINTGVITTVGTGNKKQIGIAVMSGGILDNRGKIHIDAENGYGLLLAGAIIKNYGKFDITVGSGATKIKELQAADTSKTIGDEGLDKIKIKAPAGASEAIISLNGKVQKPEIANIQLKEIANRRPNDIPTSSVGMYIDTSGINYTKPITNIGKLAGLTEADLIVGTEATKYTNSKYIQLSKKMIEPYNDMIRTSGIEKWSIYSGSLTWMATITQLPDFTIRNAYLVKIPYTVFANDKNTTRDTYNFADGLEQRYGVEKLGSRENQLFQKLNSIGNNERILLIQAYDEMMGHQYANVQQRVNATGVILDKEFDYLRDEWRTASKDSNKVKTFGTRGEYKTDTAGVIDYTNNAYGVAYVHEDEDIKLGRGTGWYTGIVHNTFKFKDIGRSKEQMLQAKVGLLKSVPFDDNNSLNWTISGDIFVGRNRMHRKFLVVDEIFNAKSRYYTYGIGVRNEIGKEFRLSEGFTLRPYAALKLEYGRLSKIREKSGEIKLEVKQNQYFSVRPEVGAELGFKHYFGMKALKTTLGVAYENELGRVANGKNKARVVDTTADWFNIRGEKEDRKGNVKVDLNVGLDNTRVGVTANVGYDTKGENLRGGLGLRVIF; encoded by the coding sequence GTGAATAATAATCTATATAAAGTAGAAAATACTTTACGTTCAATAGTAAAGAGATACAAAAGTGTAAAATATTCACTAGGATTAGCAATATTATTTTTAATGATGGGAGTAAGTGCATTTTCAGAAGAAGTAAATAATGCAGAAGCAGTACCAACAAGAGAAGAAATAGCTACATCAAGAGAAAATCTAAGAAATTCTGTAGGAGGTCTACAATCAAAAATAGATCAAGCAAGAGCAGAAAATGAAAAAGGATTATCTGGCTTAAAATTAGAGTTAATTCAATTGATGGAACAAGGGGATCAAGTAGTAAAATCACCATGGTCATCATGGCAATTTGGAATGAACTATATGTACAATAATTGGAGAGGTACATATAAAGGAAGAGGAGATAAGAAAGAAAAATACCCATTTGAAGGTATATTTACAAGAAGTAAAGATTTATTTTTAAGAAATATTTCTCCTGATAGCAATGTTTATGAAGAATATACAACAGCTGCTAATCTATTAGAGAAATTTAAAAATCCAGCAACAACTTCAGCTATGAAAAAACAAAGATTACATTATGGTTTAGAAGCTGCCAATACTTTACAAGAACCAATATTACAAATAGAGTTGGGTGCTTCAGTAAAACCTAAAGAAGTTGTAAAGAGTCCAGTTAGTGTAACACAACCATCAATTCAAATAAATACTGTTACACCCTTGAGTACTCCAGCTGCTCCGGTGCCACCAACACCCCCAGTAATAGCGATTGAAGAGTTTAATCCAGTTGCACCTGATCCAATAACAGTTGAATTACCAAAACCACCTACTTTTAATATAAAGCTAGGATCATATCGTAATTATATGACACAAGCAAATGATGCTAATGTGATTAATGGTCAAAGGCATACAGGAGATGGAAAATCCTATAATACAAGCGATACAAAAACAATCACTGGTAATGATTTAGGAGATTCTCCTACAATTATATATGCATGGAAAACTGGTGGTGGAATTGGAGATTTTGATTCAGCATTATTAAAAGCATATTTTGATTATACAAGAATTAGTGGAAATGGTGGTGGAACTCTTACAGTTACAGGAGATATAAAAATAGATTCTATTAGGGGAAACATTGTAGATAATCAACCAGGTGCAAATCAAAGACAATGGAATAATCAAGATTTTCTTGTTGGTGGTTCAAGAGTAGCAACACTTGATAATGCAAAAGGTGGTGCAACAATAAGAAATGAAGCGATAGTGAATATGATAGGTCCTCTTGTTGTAGGTTATGAAATACAAAATGATGGTGGAGGAAGTTATGCTGGAACAGGGAAAAGAGAAGTACTAAATGTAGGAACTTTAACAGATGATGCTGAAAAAGGTTATAGAGGAAAAGATGGTTTAGGAGGCTTACATGTAGGTTATGGAACAGCTAATCCATCTAATTCTAAAGATATATTTCTTGCACCAAATTTAGGAGGAGAGGGTGCATATGGAACAAAAAAAATAGTAGTATCTAGAACCCCTGATGAAGCAAGAGACAAAGATGGAAACCCTGTAGTAGGAAAAGAAGGTGGATATGTAGGATATAAAATAGGAATGATTTTAACTCATGAATTTGATGATCCAGATCCAAATAATAACTACTATAGATTAGTAAATGGAACAAATACAAAAGATGGATTAATTTCATTTAAAGGAAAAAGTTCCATTGGTATTCAAGTATATGCACCACAAAAAAATTCAACTAATACAAGAATAGAAGTAATAAATGCTGAAAAAGGAACAATAAAGTTAGGAGGAATAGAAAGTTATGGACTAAAGCTTTCATCAAGAATATTAGAAAGTGCTGGAGGACATAAATCTATTTTTGAAAATAGAGGTACAATAAAGATAACTGGAGATAATGGAACACAAAATTCTTTATCTTCTGGTATTGCTGTAATAGAGGATGAATCTGTAACAGGAAATAAATCAATAAGAGCATATAAGGATTTAGTTAAAAATAAAGGCGCTATAGATGTTTCTGGTGGACAAGGTAATACAGGAATGGTTTTAATAACAAAAGCTAATGATAATATTACTAATGACACAACTGCTAGAATAACTGTTACTGGAAATAAAAATATAGGAATGAGAGTAGATTTAGGAGCAATAACTACAGATGATACAGGGCCTTTTAAACCAGAGGCTATTAATAATGGAAAAATATATTTAATTGGTGGAGAAAAAAATATAGGAATGGTCGCAAATAAAGGCGATGGAACCAATAAAGCTGTGGCAACCAATAATCAATTAATAGACTTTGCAGGAGTAGCAAATAATGCAATAGGAATGTTTTCAGCTAAAGGAGGAGAAGTTGTAAATAAAAATGGAATAAAGCATAGTACAACAGACCTTAATAATACAATAGGAATGGTTATTAATGATGATAAATCAAGTGGTAAAAATTCTGGAGATATAGTATTAAAAGGAACAAAAGTAACTGGTGTATATAACCATGAAGGAAAATTTGAGATGACAGAAGGCTCTATTTCAACTTCAGGGACTAAATCAATATCATTGTATTCAACCGGAAATACTTCTACTACAGAAATAAAAAAAGGAAAAATAAGAGCAGAAGGAAGTGCTCTGGGACTTTTTGCTGATAACAATGCAACTATTCAACTTGGAGATAGTGGAGATGCTAATAAAAAAGTAGTTTTAGAAGCTGATGGAACAGGGACTCTATTATTCTATAATTACACTAAATCAGGAAGTTCTTATACTTCTGACGGTATATTTAAAATAAACAATCAAAATGTTGTAACAGGTAATTTAACAAATGGAGCAACAGCTTTTTATTTCAGAGATACGACTCCTGGAAATAGTAATGGTCAAACATCAGAAAAATTAAATGCAATGTTTAATGGAAGTGGAAGCAATAAAATTAAATTAAAATTGGATGATAAATCAACTTTGTTTGTATTAGACAATACAAACCCTAATTTAAGTTACATTGGCTTGAGTACAGTAGATCCAAGTGTAATAAATAATTTTTTAGGAAGTAATGTAGAAATAGATTCTGCATCATCACAAAATTATAAGGCATATAAAGCTACAAAAGCGTCTCTTGCTATAGATACTGATGTAAATTTAGATAATCATACAGGTGCAGCAATAGATAAATACTATAGAGTTGACTTCATAAATTCAAATGTGAAAGTTGATGCAGGAAAAACTATTAAAGGGACTGATAGCTCAAAACTTTCTCAAGCCATTGCTCAAGCAAACTTTAATGGAGCAACAAGCAGTACAAGTGTAAAAGTAGAGAATAATGGAATAATTGATTTTTCTAAGAAAGCGGGAACTGCTATTGTTGTTGATTTTGGAGAGGCAATAAATAACGGGAAAATAAAAATGGATGCTGCAAATGGAACAGGAGAAAACAGTGTAGCCTTATTTGGAGCTTCTAACTCAAAACTATTAAATGCTCAAGGTGCTGAAATTGAACTAGGAACAAATGGTGTTGGAATTTGGGGAACTAATCAGATTACTTCTTCAATTGCAACTTGGGAGAAAAATATAAATATAGAAAATAAAGGAATGATAAAAGGCATAAGTACTAAGTCAGGACTATTTGGAATATTTGCTGATAATGATAAGACTACTTATCCAGCAGCAACTTCTATGATTTCTCATACAGGAAAGATAGATTTTTCTTTGAATAAAGGAAGTACTGGGATATTTATGACAAATGGGACTTTAAATTCAAGTGGTGATATCTCAGTTAAAGAGGGTAGTGTTGGAATAAATGCAGAAAAATCAACAGTTAATATAACAGGTGGAAGATACGACATAGGAAAAGAATCAGTGGGATTCAAATTGTCTGGCGCAGGTTCTAAGTTTGAAGGAACAGCCGGAAATATAAATATAACAGATGAAAAATCAGCAGCATATTTATTTGAGGATGTAACTTTAGAATCAGGAAAGAATTTCACTGATAATTTAACTTTAACTTCTAATAATGCTTATACATATATTAGTGCAAAAGATAGTGCAATTAATTATTTAAATACGAAAACTTTAAATAATGACAGTTCTATATTTATGAATCTGAATAGTTCGCAAGCTGCTCTAAAAACAGGAACAAAAATTTCATCAACAAAAGAAAAAATAGTTGGAGCATACCTTGAAAATGGAAGTACTATAGAAAATTTTGGAGAAATTGAGTTAGTAGGAGATAAATCAGCAGCTCTATATGCTCAAAATGGGGGATTTGTTATAAATGAAACTACAGGTAAAATAAAAATAGGAGATAATGGCTCAGGAATATATATCAAAAACAATACTGCTGGCACAAATAAAGGTGGTATTGAAATAGGAACTAATTCTGTAGGAATGAGAATTGAAGGTAATGGTTCTCTTATTAATGATAGCAAAGGAAAGATTAATAGTACTTCAGTGAAAGCTCTTGGAATGTCTCAAAGTGGAGGAATAAATAATTTAGAAAATAAAGGAACAATTATGTTAACAGGAGACAAATCTATCGGAGTACATTCAGAAGGAATAGTAACTCCACATACTGTATTAAATACAGGTATAGTAACTGTAGGAGATTCAAGTTCCTCAACAAGTCCAAGTATAGGTATATATTCAGCAAATGGTTTAAATAGTACCATAGAAAATAAAGGAAAAGTTATTGCTGGAAAAAACTCTATAGCTGTATATGGTAAAAATATTATTTTAGATTTGACTGGTGCTACCCCTTCTGAAACTTTAACAGGAGATGGTGGAATAGGGGTATATTCTTCTGAAGGAAAAGTTGAAATAAAAGAAGGAGCAAAGCTAGGAGTCGGAAAAAGTTTAGGAAAGAACAAAGAAGGAGTTGCTGTATATCTTGCAGGAAATAACCAAACATTGAAAAGCGAGACATCTAATATTTCAATAGGCGATGGTTCTTTTGGCTTTGTAATGACTGGACAAAATAATGATATAATTACTGGTAAATCTGGAAATACTGGAGTTATGACATTAGGAAAAGATTCTATTTTTCTTTATTCAGCAGATAAAAGTGGGACAGGAAGGATAACTAATTACAATAATTTGAGATCAACAGGTAGTGAAAACTATGGACTTTATGTTTCAGGAAAAGCTGAAAATCGTGGAAATATAGATTTTTCTAATGGAGTAGGAAATGTCGGAATTTATAGTTATTTAAAGGGTGCATCAGCAGGGACAACTCCAGGTTTGGTAGAAAATTTTGCTGAAATAAAAGTTTCAAAATCTGATATCAGTGATCCTGATAATAAGAAATATGGAATAGGAATGGCAGCAGGATTCAGTGAAGAAGTTCCAGCTGGATCAGGTAATAAAGTCTTAAGAGGAACAGGGAATATAAAAAATAGTGGTACAATTAAAGTGACAACTGAAAATAGTATAGGAATGTATGCTACTGGAAAAGGTTCAGTTGCATGGAATGATGGAAGAATTGAACTAAGTGGAAACAAAAGAAATATAGGAATGTTCATAGAAGAAGGTGCAGAAGGTATAAACACAGGAGTAATAACAACTGTTGGAACAGGAAATAAAAAACAAATAGGAATAGCTGTTATGTCTGGTGGAATACTTGATAATCGTGGAAAAATACATATAGATGCGGAAAATGGATATGGATTGTTACTGGCTGGAGCAATAATAAAGAACTATGGAAAATTTGATATTACAGTGGGAAGTGGAGCTACAAAAATTAAAGAACTTCAAGCAGCTGATACATCAAAAACTATAGGAGATGAAGGATTAGATAAAATAAAAATAAAAGCACCAGCAGGAGCAAGTGAGGCTATAATAAGTCTAAATGGAAAAGTACAAAAACCTGAAATTGCTAATATCCAGTTAAAAGAAATAGCTAATAGACGTCCAAATGATATACCTACATCATCAGTTGGAATGTATATTGATACATCTGGAATAAATTATACAAAACCGATAACAAATATTGGGAAATTAGCTGGATTAACGGAAGCAGATTTAATAGTGGGAACTGAGGCAACAAAATATACAAATAGTAAATATATTCAATTAAGTAAAAAAATGATTGAGCCATACAATGATATGATAAGAACATCTGGAATAGAAAAATGGTCTATTTATTCAGGTTCATTAACTTGGATGGCAACAATAACACAATTACCTGATTTTACTATAAGAAATGCATACTTAGTTAAAATCCCTTATACTGTTTTTGCAAATGATAAGAATACAACAAGAGACACTTATAACTTTGCAGATGGTTTGGAACAAAGATATGGAGTTGAAAAATTAGGAAGTAGAGAAAATCAATTATTCCAAAAATTAAATAGTATTGGAAATAATGAAAGAATTTTGTTGATACAAGCTTATGATGAAATGATGGGACACCAATATGCAAATGTACAACAAAGAGTTAATGCAACAGGAGTAATCTTAGACAAAGAATTTGATTATCTAAGAGATGAATGGAGAACAGCTTCTAAAGATTCAAATAAAGTAAAAACATTTGGAACTAGAGGGGAATATAAAACAGATACAGCAGGAGTAATAGATTATACAAATAATGCATATGGAGTAGCTTATGTACATGAAGATGAAGACATAAAGCTAGGAAGAGGTACTGGATGGTATACAGGTATAGTTCATAACACATTTAAGTTCAAAGACATCGGAAGATCAAAAGAACAAATGTTACAAGCGAAAGTAGGATTATTAAAATCAGTACCATTTGATGATAATAATAGCTTGAATTGGACAATATCAGGAGACATTTTTGTAGGACGTAACAGAATGCATAGAAAATTCTTAGTAGTGGATGAAATATTCAATGCAAAATCAAGATACTATACTTATGGAATAGGAGTAAGAAATGAAATAGGTAAAGAATTTAGATTGAGTGAAGGCTTCACATTAAGACCATATGCAGCATTAAAACTAGAGTATGGAAGATTATCAAAGATAAGAGAAAAATCTGGAGAAATCAAATTAGAAGTAAAACAAAATCAATACTTCTCAGTAAGACCAGAAGTAGGTGCAGAATTAGGATTTAAACACTACTTTGGAATGAAAGCGCTAAAGACAACACTAGGAGTAGCTTATGAAAATGAGTTAGGAAGAGTTGCTAATGGTAAGAACAAAGCGAGAGTAGTGGATACAACAGCAGATTGGTTCAACATCAGAGGAGAAAAAGAAGACAGAAAAGGAAATGTAAAAGTTGACTTAAATGTTGGATTGGACAACACAAGAGTTGGAGTAACTGCAAATGTAGGATATGATACTAAGGGAGAAAACCTAAGAGGTGGACTAGGACTAAGAGTTATATTCTAA
- a CDS encoding OmpA family protein, which produces MGKRKNSTTTIMVMLFLLVFSLPALAVQTLTTTQMRENSIRINALELKNVDILNSEAPKEMTIVLDERSLNFDFDKSNVKPQYYDLLTNIKEFVEQNNYEITIVGHTDSIGSNAYNFKLSRRRAESVKAKLLEFGLAEDRIVGIEAMGEEQPIATNETKEGRAQNRRVEFKLVQRENK; this is translated from the coding sequence ATGGGAAAGAGAAAAAACTCAACAACAACAATAATGGTAATGTTGTTCTTATTAGTATTTTCTTTACCAGCATTAGCAGTTCAAACTTTAACAACAACTCAAATGCGTGAAAATAGTATAAGAATAAATGCGCTAGAATTAAAGAATGTAGATATATTAAATTCAGAAGCACCAAAAGAAATGACAATAGTATTAGATGAAAGATCATTAAATTTTGATTTTGATAAATCAAATGTAAAGCCACAATATTATGATTTATTAACTAATATAAAAGAATTTGTAGAACAAAACAATTATGAAATAACAATAGTAGGACATACTGACTCAATAGGAAGTAATGCATATAACTTTAAACTTTCAAGAAGAAGAGCAGAAAGTGTAAAAGCTAAGTTACTAGAATTTGGATTAGCAGAAGATAGAATAGTGGGAATAGAAGCAATGGGAGAAGAACAACCAATAGCGACTAACGAAACAAAAGAAGGAAGAGCACAAAACAGAAGAGTAGAATTTAAATTAGTTCAAAGAGAAAATAAATAG
- a CDS encoding FAD-I family protein: protein MKNRILFGTMLALLLVGSVSFADDDADKKRLLEEYDKMQAEKAKEAERLAKENPQATEVVGENGEVVVTEGEEVAQAPKKSEKDMTESERMDVEVQRIKKRMLEINDKIENYNKTNEMIDNLEKNVGELERKVNY from the coding sequence GTGAAAAATAGAATATTATTTGGAACAATGTTAGCGTTACTTTTAGTAGGCTCAGTTTCATTTGCAGATGATGATGCAGATAAAAAGAGATTATTAGAAGAATATGACAAAATGCAAGCAGAAAAAGCAAAAGAAGCAGAAAGATTAGCGAAAGAAAATCCACAAGCAACAGAAGTTGTTGGAGAAAATGGAGAAGTAGTTGTAACAGAAGGAGAAGAAGTTGCGCAAGCTCCAAAGAAATCTGAAAAAGATATGACAGAATCAGAAAGAATGGATGTAGAAGTTCAAAGAATCAAGAAAAGAATGTTAGAAATAAATGATAAGATTGAAAACTACAATAAGACAAATGAAATGATAGACAACTTAGAAAAGAATGTTGGGGAATTAGAAAGAAAAGTAAATTATTAA